GTTGTGCCGGCGACGATCGACCTGGCGGGGGCAGAGATCGAGCTCGTGTCGATGTTCTCTCGCGAGCTGAGACTCAAGAACGCCCTCAAGGATTCGGTCGGCCTCTACGACGTGGTGCTCATCGACTGTCCCCCGTCTCTCGGCCTCCTCACAATCAACGGTCTGGCGGCTGCCGACGAAGTATTCATCCCGATTCAAAGCGAGTACTACGCGTTGGAAGGCTTGAGCCAACTGCTTCGCAACATAGACCTCGTGAAGAACAGCCTGAACCCCGAACTCGAAGTGGGAGGCGTGGTCCTCACAATGTACGACGCCCGGACCAGGCTTTCGGCCGACGTGGCGGCCCAGGTGAGGGACCATTTCGGGGATAGGGCATACAGGACCATCATTCCACGTTCTGTACGGCTCTCAGAGGCGCCTTCCTACGGCGAACCGATCGAGTCCTTCGATCCGATGAGCCGCGGCGCAATCGCCTATCGGGAATTGGGCCGCGAATTCATTCAACGACACAAGACCGAGTAGGGGAGGGAAGCATGCCTGCACGCCGGAGCGGACTCGGTAGGGGACTCGAAGCCCTCATCCCACAACGAGATTCGGTTGATCAGGGATACGCGGTTCTTGCGATCGACCACATCGAACCCAATCCCAACCAGCCGCGGGTAGCATTTGACGACGCTGCTTTAGGCGAGTTAACGGCCTCTATTGTGGAGGTCGGGCTCCTTCAGCCAGTAGTGGTCAGGCCTGTGGACGAAAACCGATACGAGCTGATCGCCGGGGAACGCAGATGGAGGGCGGCCCGTCGTGCCGGCCTGGTCGAGATACCGGCAGTTGTCAGGGCAACCGACGATCAAGGCACGCTGACGGAGGCCCTGATCGAGAACGTGCAAAGAGAAGACCTCGGTCCTCTAGAAGAAGCAGCCGCTTACCGACAACTCCTCGAGGACTTCCAACTCACCCACGAAGAGATCGGAAAGCGCGTCGGTAAGAGCCGAACCTCGGTGACCAACGCCATGCGACTCCTGCAGTTGCCGGCCTCAATCCAGGGGATGCTCGAACGTCGGGAGCTGTCCGCCGGGGCAGCACGCGCCCTCCTGGGCGTCGACGACTTGGCCTTCGCGGAACACATCGCGAAGCGGGCAGCAGAGGACGGATGGTCGGTGAGGCAGGTCGAGGACGCAGTGCGGGTGCGCGCCGGCCAAGCCGACGAGCAACCGCAGCAGAAGGTGAAGCAGGTTCGCCCGGTGGCCATCATCGAACTCGAGCACCGACTCTCCGAGCATCTGGGTACGCCGGTCAACATCCAATACCGGGGCGACAAGGGCAAGGTAGTCATCAAGTTTTCGTCACTTGACGAATTAGAGCGGATCTATCGCGATTTCTACTCTTGATTCGCGGCTTCCACGAAGAAGCCGTTGATCCCGGCAACGATCCCCTTGGCGATCTCCTTTCCCAACCGGGGGTGAGCGACCACCACCGCGGGGGAGCGGGTGTGTTTAAGGATCGGGGCGGCTCGACCGCCTGTCGGGAGATCGAGATGGCCGGCGATCTCGGATGCGAGAAGGGCTCCCGCCTCGCTCCTGCTGCGCGGCGTGGCGAAGAAGTAGACGCCCGGATCGTCCGCTTGAGGGTGCCGTAGCGAGACAATGAAGTCTGCGCCTATGCGGTTGGCTCGACGGGCCCGGATCGGTTCTGTCGTGTAAATGTCGACGCTGCGCGAGAAGGACGGCTTCCCGCCCATGACCTGGAAGATTCCGGCAGCAGCAGAGGCGGCTTCCCAGGCGGCCGCTGCCTCCGTTTCGTCCCTGCAGGACGGATCAAAGCATCCTTTGCTCCCAACGAGAGTCCGGGGAAGGTTTCTCATCCACTCTCGTTCGCGGACCGCCTCCCGTCCCGTCTTTCTCGTCGCCCTCCCCACGAGTCGAAGTTCCGCGATCACACCCGGACCAGCGATTCCATCGACGCCCAGGCCGCGGTTGTTCTGGAAGTCGGTCATGGCAACCGCCGTGTCGGGGCCGAATATCCCGTCGATCTTCCCGGCGTCGAAACCCAGAGCGTTCAACCTTCTCTGCAGCTCCTCGACGTCGTCACCCCGGAGCATCGGGCTGCGGTGATATAGGATGCGGTCGCCGAGACGAAAGCCGGCCTCGTAGAGAGATCGCCATGTCTCCGAGCCGACGATCCCGTCCGGGTCGAGGCCGCGCGCTTCCTGGAAGGCGCGGACGGCTCCGGCGGTTCCCTCCCGGAACTCACCGCGTGGATCCGGGGAGCAGTCGAAGCCCAAAGACAAGAGCCGACCCTGGATATCACGGATCGGCTCGCCGGAATCTCCGATCCGATACAGCCGCATCGCGTAAACGTATCACGTACCGACACGCTACAAGCATCGGGCGTGAGGAGCTCCGGCCGGGTTCCGATGCGGCCAGCTCATCCGGGAGGTCGACGTCGAACCGACGACACGGGGCGCGGCCACCCACCCGTACCCGTGCTGCCGCCCTCCTTCGGGCCTAGGCGATGAACTCGGCCAACTCCTTGAGCATCTGATGCTTGGGGCGTGCGCCGACGATGGTCTTCGCCTTCAGGCCGTCCTTGAACACGATCATGGTGGGGATGCTCATCACCCCGTAGTCGGCCGCGGTCTGGGGGTTCTCGTCGATGTTGAGCTTGGCGAGAACCAGCTTCTCGGAATACTCCCCGGCGATTTCGTCGAGAATGGGCTCGACCATCTTGCACGGACCGCACCATTCGGCCCAGAAGTCGACGATGACGGCCTTGTCACCGGAGATAGCGTCTTTGAATGTGGCGTCGTTGACGGTGATGCTGTTTGTCATGGGTCCTCCTCAGGATCTACTACGTCCGGCAGGGCGGAGCGTCAGTGCTGTTCGGCGAGCCAGCGCTCAGCGTCGATTGCCGCCTGACATCCTGTGCCGGCAGCCGTGATCGCTTGCCGGTATACATGGTCGGCGACGTCGCCGGC
This sequence is a window from Acidimicrobiia bacterium. Protein-coding genes within it:
- a CDS encoding peptidoglycan-binding protein; its protein translation is MRLYRIGDSGEPIRDIQGRLLSLGFDCSPDPRGEFREGTAGAVRAFQEARGLDPDGIVGSETWRSLYEAGFRLGDRILYHRSPMLRGDDVEELQRRLNALGFDAGKIDGIFGPDTAVAMTDFQNNRGLGVDGIAGPGVIAELRLVGRATRKTGREAVREREWMRNLPRTLVGSKGCFDPSCRDETEAAAAWEAASAAAGIFQVMGGKPSFSRSVDIYTTEPIRARRANRIGADFIVSLRHPQADDPGVYFFATPRSRSEAGALLASEIAGHLDLPTGGRAAPILKHTRSPAVVVAHPRLGKEIAKGIVAGINGFFVEAANQE
- a CDS encoding ParB/RepB/Spo0J family partition protein produces the protein MPARRSGLGRGLEALIPQRDSVDQGYAVLAIDHIEPNPNQPRVAFDDAALGELTASIVEVGLLQPVVVRPVDENRYELIAGERRWRAARRAGLVEIPAVVRATDDQGTLTEALIENVQREDLGPLEEAAAYRQLLEDFQLTHEEIGKRVGKSRTSVTNAMRLLQLPASIQGMLERRELSAGAARALLGVDDLAFAEHIAKRAAEDGWSVRQVEDAVRVRAGQADEQPQQKVKQVRPVAIIELEHRLSEHLGTPVNIQYRGDKGKVVIKFSSLDELERIYRDFYS
- a CDS encoding AAA family ATPase, with the protein product MTDETHALIVAIANQKGGVGKSTTAVNLAAALAYQGQRVLLADLDPQGNATSGLGIDRSMIEASMYDLLIGEITLVDVVEPTSVRNLHVVPATIDLAGAEIELVSMFSRELRLKNALKDSVGLYDVVLIDCPPSLGLLTINGLAAADEVFIPIQSEYYALEGLSQLLRNIDLVKNSLNPELEVGGVVLTMYDARTRLSADVAAQVRDHFGDRAYRTIIPRSVRLSEAPSYGEPIESFDPMSRGAIAYRELGREFIQRHKTE
- the trxA gene encoding thioredoxin; amino-acid sequence: MTNSITVNDATFKDAISGDKAVIVDFWAEWCGPCKMVEPILDEIAGEYSEKLVLAKLNIDENPQTAADYGVMSIPTMIVFKDGLKAKTIVGARPKHQMLKELAEFIA